The Impatiens glandulifera chromosome 8, dImpGla2.1, whole genome shotgun sequence genome includes a window with the following:
- the LOC124911998 gene encoding 26S proteasome regulatory subunit 6B homolog yields MAGVMVYDPKPISQFFPTSPSSKYKLNYEQSNSSSDDDDYYGRLKSLQRQLEFIDIQEEYVKDELKNLKRELLRAQEEVKRIQSVPLVIGQFMEMVDQNNGIVGSTTGSNYYVRILSTINRELLKPSASVALHRHSNALVDVLPPEADSSISLLSQSEKPDVTYNDIGGCDIQKQEIREAVELPLTHHDLYKQIGIDPPRGVLLYGPPGTGKTMLAKAVANHTTAAFIRVVGSEFVQKYLGEGPRMVRDVFRLAKENAPAIIFIDEVDAIATARFDAQTGADREVQRILMELLNQMDGFDQTVNVKVIMATNRADTLDPALLRPGRLDRKIEFPLPDRRQKRLVFQVCTAKMNLGDEVDLEDYVSRPDKISAADITAICQEAGMHAVRKNRYVILPKDFEKGYRTNVKKPDTDFEFYK; encoded by the exons ATGGCAGGAGTGATGGTTTATGATCCAAAGCctatttctcaattttttccTACTTCTCCTTCATCAAAATACAAGCTTAATTACGAACAATCCAATTCCTCATCCGACGACGATGATTATTACGGTCGTCTCAAATCTCTCCAAAGACAACTCGAATTCATCGACATCCAAGAAGAGTACGTCAAAGACGAGCTCAAGAATCTCAAGCGCGAGCTTCTACGAGCTCAAGAGGAGGTCAAGAGGATCCAATCTGTTCCACTCGTTATTGGTCAGTTCATGGAAATGGTTGATCAGAACAACGGGATCGTTGGCTCTACCACTGGTTCTAATTACTATGTGCGGATTCTCAGCACTATTAATCGGGAACTTCTCAAACCTTCTGCATCTGTAGCACTTCATCGCCATTCTAATGCCCTAGTTGATGTATTGCCGCCGGAAGCTGACTCCAGTATTTCGCTTCTTAGCCAGTCGGAGAAACCTGATGTTACATATAAT GATATTGGAGGATGTGATATTCAGAAGCAGGAAATTCGTGAAGCTGTTGAACTACCTTTGACCCATCATGATTTATACAAGCAGATTGGTATAGATCCTCCACGGGGTGTTTTGCTCTACGGTCCTCCAGGGACAGGGAAAACCATGCTTGCCAAGGCTGTTGCTAATCACACAACAGCAGCATTTATAAGAGTTGTCGGGTCGGAGTTTGTCCAGAAGTATTTGGGTGAG GGTCCTCGTATGGTCCGTGATGTTTTTCGTCTTGCCAAAGAGAATGCTCCTGcaatcatttttattgatgaGGTAGATGCTATTGCTACGGCTAGATTTGACGCCCAAACTGGAGCTGATAGAGAAGTCCAACGTATTCTTATGGAACTCCTAAATCAG ATGGATGGATTTGACCAGACAGTAAATGTGAAGGTGATAATGGCAACAAACCGTGCAGACACTTTGGACCCAGCACTTCTTCGTCCTGGAAGGCTGGACCGAAAGATTGAATTCCCTTTGCCTGATAGACGTCAAAAGAGACTCGTTTTTCAG GTGTGCACAGCTAAGATGAACTTAGGTGATGAGGTTGACTTGGAAGACTATGTTTCACGTCCTGATAAGATCAGTGCTGCCGAT ATTACGGCTATATGCCAAGAAGCAGGAATGCATGCAGTGAGGAAGAACAGGTATGTAATACTTCCAAAGGACTTTGAGAAAGGATATAGAACCAATGTGAAGAAGCCAGACACTGATTTTGAGTTCTACAAGTAA